From Stigmatopora nigra isolate UIUO_SnigA chromosome 5, RoL_Snig_1.1, whole genome shotgun sequence, a single genomic window includes:
- the mafaa gene encoding transcription factor MafAa has protein sequence MATDLAMSAELPNSPLAIGYVNDFDLLKFEVKKEPPEAERYCHRLPSGSLSSTPISTPCSSVPSSPSFCAPSPGGQPNQSLSSGVTSSSGSNNHNNGGKPPLEDLYWIPSYQHHINPEALNLTPEDAVEALIGNAHHNHQHHHQAYEGFRGPQYSGEDLSTTSAAHHHHHHHHQPHHHHHHHIHGHHVRLEERFSDEQLVSMTVRELNRQLRGFSKEEVIRLKQKRRTLKNRGYAQSCRFKRVQQRHMLETEKCTLQNQVEQLKQDVARLAKERDLYKEKYEKLASRSYSAGGPPNSRDPSAKQADFFM, from the coding sequence ATGGCCACAGACCTCGCCATGAGCGCAGAGCTACCGAACAGCCCGCTGGCTATTGGGTACGTGAATGACTTTGATTTGCTGAAGTTTGAGGTGAAAAAGGAGCCCCCCGAGGCAGAACGCTACTGCCACCGCCTCCCGTCTGGCTCGCTTTCCTCGACCCCCATCAGCACGCCCTGCTCCTCCGTGCCTTCTTCGCCGAGCTTTTGTGCTCCGAGCCCAGGCGGGCAGCCCAACCAGAGTCTCTCGAGCGGGGTCACCAGCAGCAGCGGGAGCAACAATCACAACAACGGTGGGAAGCCTCCGCTGGAGGATCTCTACTGGATCCCAAGTTACCAGCATCACATCAACCCCGAGGCGCTCAATTTGACACCGGAGGACGCGGTGGAGGCCCTCATTGGGAACGCGCATCACAATCACCAACACCATCACCAAGCCTACGAGGGCTTCCGCGGTCCGCAGTATTCGGGGGAAGACCTGTCGACGACCTCGGCggctcaccaccaccaccaccaccatcaccaaccccaccaccaccaccaccaccacatccACGGCCACCACGTCCGACTGGAAGAGCGCTTTTCGGACGAGCAACTCGTCAGTATGACCGTGCGAGAGCTCAACCGGCAACTGCGTGGTTTCAGCAAGGAGGAAGTGATCCGGCTCAAGCAGAAAAGGCGCACACTGAAGAACCGAGGGTACGCGCAGTCGTGCCGCTTCAAGCGAGTACAGCAAAGACACATGTTGGAAACCGAGAAATGCACCCTCCAGAATCAGGTAGAGCAGCTCAAGCAGGATGTGGCTCGACTCGCCAAGGAAAGGGATCTTTACAAAGAGAAGTACGAAAAGCTGGCCAGCCGGAGCTACAGTGCCGGCGGACCTCCGAACTCGAGAGATCCATCCGCGAAACAGGCCGACTTCTTCATGTGA